The following proteins come from a genomic window of Montipora foliosa isolate CH-2021 chromosome 2, ASM3666993v2, whole genome shotgun sequence:
- the LOC137991818 gene encoding histamine H2 receptor-like: MFNSTDHNTSDSQGNLGYYFFEPSFMYPVSAVYILIAIIAAIGNLTVVLAILANRSLCGNTTYLYLLSLAISDLITATMAMPFDIEFIFQQSVWKHGVSLCVAFYTAWLITVPTSILTLLAIGVDRFLSLRDPMRQYRQSQFSTKRSCLIVIITIWIYSITWALLPVMGWRVKGREFVQWDMCMIPFTKVYSALSTLLNFIAPLLISCVFFILAFVITYKQQRNKQILGTIGSQRHDSKQTRFFAKHLKVTKTTLMFLAAFFFCWQPYSYFSIASNLYGGEHWEPYPYKVYVLLMMFGYLNCALNPFLFAFRNRNFRSTCMKFIRSLKLGANSIPSSIRRPPTISTQSSSSEISENDRKEIRLQSVRKKSED, encoded by the coding sequence ATGTTCAACTCAACAGACCACAACACATCGGATTCTCAAGGAAATTTAGGGTACTACTTCTTTGAGCCTTCATTCATGTATCCAGTTTCTGCAGTTTATATATTAATCGCGATCATTGCAGCTATTGGAAATCTAACTGTTGTTTTAGCGATACTCGCCAACAGAAGTCTTTGCGGTAATACAACCTACCTGTATCTTCTATCTCTGGCAATCTCAGATCTCATCACTGCCACCATGGCAATGCCCTTTGATatcgaatttatttttcaacaaagcgtATGGAAACATGGAGTGAGTCTGTGCGTTGCATTCTACACTGCTTGGCTTATCACGGTTCCCACCTCGATCTTAACGCTTTTGGCCATCGGCGTGGATCGATTTCTTAGCCTCAGAGATCCTATGAGACAATATCGCCAATCGCAATTCTCGACAAAGAGATCCTGTTTgatcgtcatcatcaccatttGGATCTACAGCATTACCTGGGCTCTTCTGCCTGTAATGGGCTGGCGTGTAAAAGGTCGAGAGTTCGTACAATGGGACATGTGTATGATTCCCTTCACTAAGGTGTACTCCGCACTAAGCACCCTCCTGAACTTTATTGCGCCCCTTCTGATAAGCTGTGTCTTTTTTATCTTGGCCTTTGTCATTACCTACAAGCAGCAACGAAATAAGCAGATTTTAGGCACCATTGGGTCTCAAAGACACGATTCCAAACAAACAAGATTCTTCGCAAAACACCTAAAGGTGACCAAGACAACTTTGATGTTTTTGGcagcatttttcttttgttggcagCCTTATTCCTACTTCAGCATTGCTTCCAATCTTTATGGTGGAGAGCACTGGGAACCATACCCTTATAAAGTGTACGTATTGTTGATGATGTTCGGTTACCTAAACTGCGCGCTAAACCCGTTCTTGTTCGCGTTTCGCAATAGGAACTTCCGATCCACTTGTATGAAATTCATCCGCTCTCTCAAATTAGGTGCAAATTCGATTCCTTCATCTATACGCCGTCCCCCCACCATCAGCACTCAAAGTTCTTCCTCTGAGATTTCGGAAAATGATAGGAAAGAGATACGTCTTCAGTCTGTACGGAAGAAGAGCGAAGACTAA